The following DNA comes from Colletes latitarsis isolate SP2378_abdomen chromosome 13, iyColLati1, whole genome shotgun sequence.
CACCTCTGTCGTTGTTTAGGACCGCCATCTTTGTCCCAACGACGAACTTTTATGGCTACATTAACCCCTTAATATACGATTTAATTTCTAAATTATTTTGcaaacgtgtactatttaattttgtttgttcGTAGAAGAAAtcaccacgaaaaagaatagatttgttttatgaataacTCGCGAATATTAAAATGTGTTGACTTCAGTATATAAAACTTAATGACAaatgagtagcctcatgattaacactaggtttacggacactcgttgcgcatatttttattataattcgctacgttgacagttgcattgaaatgcagttttttcttttaattagagtatacatccatatcgttacatcaattcaattcaacataaattgctaacaaataatatttatgagtcctataacgttaagtttagaatctgaatgcgtcaaattgacgcgtaaacctagtgttaacaaaacttgacatcaagaacactAATCAGACTCGACATTGTAGAGTAAGGGGTTAATCTAACAGTTTAAATTTTCCCTTCAAAGTTTAATTTCAAACATTCTTCGAATCGTTAGAACGAGCAAAAGTAAGATTTCAACTTGCAGAGAGAACATACGTCTCGTAAACGTTCGCCTAAATGAAACTTCTAATGTACTTAAAGCTTGTAAAACGTGGGAAGCATCTTTGGTGGTTTCGACAGTTTAGTCGCGTGATTCATCTGCCTGGGACACGTATACGAATTACTGGGAAATCTTTCTTCTGCGCTTCGAAACGCGTTATACGCTATGTAGCGGTTGCTGCCGCAGATTGGCTGTGTGAAATGGCCGACGGATGACGTCATTCAAAACGCGTGGGCGTTTAAAGGCATTAAGCAGCCCGTCGCCACATAATAAACCATAATATACCTCCACTCCCAGCCATCTTTAAAATTCTCATTACTTTCTTCTTAAACATCCTTTCACCGTCCGTTCAGTTCCCTGGAAAGTATCGAGGAAGTACCGATTCCTAAAAAATAGAAAACTCGTTAGAAAAGTAAAAAAACTgtttctaatattttgtaagGTGAACTCTTTGCACGTGGTGGTTGGCTCGTTGTTGCTGGGTACCGTAGTATTGATCGTGGGTCTGGTGCAGCTTGCACCTGGAGCCGAGGCTGCACAAAACTCGACTTCCCTGATAGTCGTCGGGAACACGTTGTTGGCGATCGGCGGCCTCCTCGCGACGGTCAGAGCTCTGTGCATCAAGAAACAGAAGGCTGCACAGAAGGATGGAACCCATCAGAGAAGTGTCACCAGCATAGACATGCTGTTGGCCCAACACAGGTAACTCGagcacaattttatttttaatttacagaTACAGGGGAAAATTTtactgggggattctagaggctaaaataaggcgaaaatgaagaatactaatttgttgatggaggcttcgttaaaaagttattgacgtttaaagttgcgtgtCTTGTGAGTGAGAATCAGTATCACGCGCATACAGCTGTGCGCAGGTTGtctatctacaggcgcaactataaacgttgataactttttaacgaagcgtcaatcgacaaattggtattcttgattttcgtctcattttggcctctagaatcccccattaaaatttttcccatgggtgtacatacagggtgttcagttacccgtgggaaaaattttaatgggagattctggaggccaaaacaagacgaaaatgaagaataccaatttgttgatggaggcttcgttaaaaagttattaacgtttaaagttgcgagtcttgtgagtgagaatcagtatcacgcgcacacagctgtgcgcaggttgcctatctacaggggcaactataaacgttaataactatttaacgaaacctcaatcaacaaattggtattcttgattttcgtcttactttggcctctagaatcccccattaaaatttttcccatgggtgtacatacagggtgttcagttacccgtgggaaaaattttaatgggagattctgggggccaaaacaagacgaaattgaagaataccaatttgttgatggaggcttcgttaaaaagttattaatgtttaaaggtcCGTGCACGCCGCGTGCACGGTTACCGACTCATATGTGAAGcttcaaatgttaataactttttaacgaagcctccatcaacaaattgctattcctcattttcgtctcattttgacctccaaaatctcccattaaaatttctaattCATGAATCATTCACTGGTGGCAGAATTATTTTACCAAAAATCAAAAAGGTCGTAAATCTTCCAGAGTTCTTAGGATCTGGGTCAGATTTTTTCGAAGCACGGAGGATTTACGTCCAAAATTCTTCTTCGACACATGTGGTATTATAACGCAGATTAAATAATACGTACTCGTATTAAAATCGTACTGGATTCGTGCatactaattttttaaaaagtaaattaaccagttaactgtgtcgcTCCGTGTTGAAAGTGCGAATTTCTGTGTGTCACAAAAATCAatcgatgacgagtatagtcTTCAAGCATAAAGTaagtgtcgctgttaaaatattgcatcaaaaaAGATAGGTTTCTTTTATAAAACTCGTCATGACAAAAAATCCTAgcacttctccatgacgagtatactcgtcaaacatagttaactggttaaaataTCTGGGTCGACGGATTTGTTTAAATTCATGAAATGGTGGgtgaattattaatattaaaattttaatgggagattctggaggccaaaataagacgaaaatgaagaataccaatttgttgatggtggattcgttaaaaagttattaacatttaaagttgcgagtcttgtgagtgagaatcaatatcacgcgcacacagctgtgcgcaggttgcctatctacaggcgcaactataaacgttaataactttttaacgaagcgtcaatcgacaaattggtattcttgatttttatcttattttggcctctagaatcccccattaaaatttttcccatgggtgtacatacagggtgttcagttacccgtgggaaaaattttaatgggagattctggaggccaaaataagacgaaaatgaagaataccaatttgttgatggaggcttcgttaaaaagttattaacgtttaaagttgcgagtcTTGTGAGTAAGAATCAATATCACGCGCACACAGCTGtgcgcaggttgcctatctacaggcgcaactataaacgttaataactttttaacgaagcgtcaatcgacaaattagtattcttgattttcgtcttattttgacctctagaatcccccattaaaatttttcccatgggtgtacatacagggtgttcagttacccgtgggaaaaattttaatgggagattctagaggccaaaataagacgaaaatgaagaataccaatttgtcgattgacgcttcgttaaaaagttattaacgtttaaagttgcgagtcttgtgagtgagaatcaatatcacgcgcacacagctgtgcgcaggttgcctatctacaggcgcaactataaacgttaataactttttaacgaatcgttaatcgacaaattagtattcttgattttcgtcttattttgacctctagaatcccccattaaaatttttcccatgggtgtacatacagggtgttcagttacccgtgggaaaaattttaatgggagattctggaggccaaaacaagacgaaaatgaagaataccaatttgttgattgacgcttcgttaaaaagttattaacatttaaagttccgtgcACGCCGCGTGCACGTTTCCCGTCTCacaggcgcaactttaaacgttaataactttttaacgaagcgtcaatcgacaaattgctattcttcattttcgtcttattttggcctccagaatctcccattaaaatttctcccagggttgATACGTCAGttcatattttacattttacgaGCAGAGACTTCACGGTTTTGACGCCCGACGAATTCGAGGACCTCGTCGCCCGGTCGACCTCCGCCCTGGAGAGCAACATCCGCAAACAGGGCCACAATACCTAGGTACTGTCGGCCTCGAAGAAGGCCCATCCATCGTCACCACTGTGCTCGAACACGCCATCGTCGTCGACGTCGCCAGGAACTAGCTCATCCATTCTCTACACGCATCGTTACGATTCTCGTGAACACAGTCTGGTTTAAAAGAGAAAAACTGGCGTCAGCCACCAGTTTAGTTCATTCCTTCTGTTTCTTTCGTTCGAATGAAACTTCATTTGATTTTcactatcgtgcacgctgctgcCTTCAGCTTGGCGCAAGCGGCGATCTCTGCGAAACGTCGCGGATAGAtcgacgcgactcgcggtgaGCAATCGAATTGCCTGCGATTCCGCGTACGATCGTCGAGATTCATCCACGGAGAAACGAACGCGTTTGTTCTCGATCGCGAAAGACGAAAAAACTAAAAAGGGACCTAATCACCGATCGATCCGGCTGCCTTTGTTCGCTACGAGATCTTCGATCGAGAAAGAAAGATCCTGGAATTCACTTTATTCCGGagtatttcttttttctttttcgtattttcagtttctcgtttttctccagCTCGATCGAAGGACCGACTTTTTCGAGTTCGTCGAGGATCGATGAAGGCTGCTTCACGGCTAACGATCACTGAAAGTTttcgattgttcgagaccaaAAACTAAAATTTCGTAATTTCGTAGTTCCGTTCGAGACTTGATTGTGTTCAAATCGCCAAGATACAAGTCTGACAGTATGTTAATCGTTAACGTTAATAGGAGAGAAATTCTATCGTAAAGTCTTTTGTACGAAATTTAGATTATCGACGGTATttgattgtaattcattgtatcATCTTCGTATCGGTGGAAAATGGGCAAGAACAGGGTGTCCCTTAGGGTGGTCCTTATTTGTCGACGATTACTTTTTGAGGCAACCCTTCAGATTGTGACGCTTGGTGAACCATAAGTTCTGAGCAATTCAGCGATATTAGACAACAGGAACACGTGGTGCATTTGAattgaaattttggaatttttatgATTTCGATTTTAAGAGTCGATTGTACCATTTTATACCAAAATTGTTGACTGATATTTTTTGATCAAATTAGAATTCTTTGTGTCTAAAAGAATAATGTGAGTGTGATTTTTATTGTTATGTTTAGAATCTTATAGAATGCAGAGTGTGGAGTAGGTCTGGAGAAAAGTATGAGTAGAAAAGTATCTATCCTATTAAATTATGACATTTTGAGAGAAAATAACATGTGTAGAATTTTAGAGTGATTGGAAAAAGGGAACCTGTGACGCGTTTGGggtaacatttttaaattatagttGATTTCACGTCAATGGAaggttctagaggctaaaataagacgaaaatcaagaatagcaatttggtgattgaggcttcgtttaaaaattattaacgtttcaagttccatactaaaaaaaaattttttgacgaaattaaaaaatttcgaatctttctggaaaaattatttttagttgctgggggcaattgcaatcatttttggtgaataggcatacccttgaaatcctatccactttcgagaaaaaaattctttaacgaaaatataatgtaatccttcatgcatatctttaaaacgtcataacttttgaacaaattgaaggattttaatgtttaaaaaagcaaacgacgcgtattttgctagagaatatgtagaatttgtaaaaatgttcgaaatgtTGAGTCTTGAccacgaaaaatgagaaaaaccgtataaaaatggtccaattttcaaacagccataactcctgcaatagtgaatatatttcaatgaaacttttttttgaagtagagtccatggatatctacaaaaaagttctaaacaacttttccatacaacgccaactaaatttattaaaaatagaaaacgaatttttaagaaaaatcgacaggtggtaggtgcctaaattttttgacgagattaaaaaatttcaaatcgttctgaaaaaattatttttagttgcaggggtcaattacaaccattttttgtgaatagatatccctctgaaatcctatccactttcgagaaaaaaattctttaacgaaaatataatgtaatccctcatgcgtatttttaaaacgccataacttttgaacaaattgaaggattttaatgtttaaaaaagcaaacgacgcgtattttgctagagaaaatgtagaatttgtaaaaatgttcgaaaagttgagtCTTGAccacgaaaaatgagaaaaaccgtataaaaatggtccaattttcaaacagccataattcctgcaatagtgaatatatttcaatgaaacttttttttgaagtagagtccatggatatctacaaaaaagttctaaacaacttttccatacaacgccaaccaaatttattaaaaatgaaaaacgaatttctaagaaaaatctttTTCAgccaaattgaaaattttcaaattattctaaaaaaattatttttagttgcgaggatcaattttaattatttttggtaaataaacatacctttgaaatcctaccccctttcgagaaaaaaattccttaccaaaaacatTACTGGAAAATGGTttcctaaaatttcatgcgtatctttaaaacgccataacttttgaacaaattgaaggattttaatgtttaaaaaa
Coding sequences within:
- the LOC143349449 gene encoding uncharacterized protein LOC143349449 — its product is MITALPVPSVKVFHKTYYQEKGSRIASSQPGSPLAESEAVLTLNYKDPPEYYICGKVNSLHVVVGSLLLGTVVLIVGLVQLAPGAEAAQNSTSLIVVGNTLLAIGGLLATVRALCIKKQKAAQKDGTHQRSVTSIDMLLAQHRDFTVLTPDEFEDLVARSTSALESNIRKQGHNT